The window GGCATGACCGTCGCACCACACGTGCAGGGCGAGGGGCTCTACCAGCAGATCGTGCGGGGGCTGATCGGCCTCGAGGCCGAGGCCGCCGAGCGGTTGGTCGTGGAGGGTGAGGGTCTGCCGCTCCTAACCGTGGCGGCCGCGCGACAGCACCTGAAGCCGTTCCTGGGAGTGGGCCAGCCTCCCGCCTTCCTCCGCGGGTGGCGCGGGACAGTCAGCGTCCGGATGCTGGACGACCTCCTCGCCTTCTGTCGCCTCTACGCCGACGTGCGGCTCGTCCTCAGCGAGGAAGACGCCGCTCGCTGGCTCAGCCGTCCCAACCGCCACCTGGAGGGCTGGAGCCCGCTGGACCTGCTGGCCAGCCGCGTGGGGGAGCGCCGGGTCCGGGCGTACCTGGAGGGGCTGCTCTCCGGGAACTACGGGTGAGGGTGGAGGCGGGAGAGGTTGGCGGGCACGACCACGTGCGGGAGGCGATGGACAGGTAGGCGCCCCGGGGCTGACGTGCCCGGCGGACCGCCTTGACCGCCGCCCCCGTCCCCCTCACGCTGGAGCATGACCCGACGCTGGCCCTCCCGCGAGGAGCTGTACGACCTGGTGTGGTCCAAGCCCTCCGAAGAGGTGGCGGCCGACCTCGGCATCACGGGTACGGCCCTGACCAGGGCCTGCGCTCGGCGCAATATCCCCAAGCCTCCCCGCGGCTACTGGGCCCGGCTGCGGGCGGGACAGCCGATGAAACGGGTCCCCCTGCCGAGGAGCGAGACTCCGCAGAAGAAGGCCAGGCCGCAGCGGTCCGCCTTTGTGCCACCCCCTGTGGCGCAGATGTCCCCCCGTCCGCGGGTGGTGCAGCGGACCGAGCGGGCCTACGAGGGGGCACAAACCGACGTGTGGGGCCGCCTCGCCCCCTCCTGGACCGGCACGTCCGAGTACCTGGACCTGATGGTCTCCCGAGACGCCCTGCCGCGGGCCTTGCAGGTCATGTCGCGGCTGATCGAGGAGGCCCGCGCCTCGGGGATGACCGTCACGGCGCAGCACCGCTCGACCTTCCTCGAGGTGGGGGGCGAGCAGGTCCGGCTGCGCCTCAAGGAGAAGGTGCAGGCGCAAGACGGATTGCCCCTGTTGCCCGCCCGCTCTACCTGGGACACGCCCTCGCGGCAGAAGGCGCAGGGAACGGGGGAGCTGAGCCTGCTGGTGTTGGACCCCACGGGGGACGTGCCCACGACCGGCTGGCGCGACGGACCCCTCCCGCTGGAAGACCAGGTGCCCCGGATCATCGCCGCCTTCCGGGCGGTGCCGGGGCGGGCCGAACAGCGGCGGCAGGCCGAGGCGGTGGCAGCCGAGCGCCGACGGCAGCAGGAGCTGGAGACCCAGCGGTTGCGAGCGCTCGAGGCGCAGCGGCAGGCGGAACTCCGGCGGCGGCGCGAGGAGGAGCAGGCCTGCCAGGAGACGCTGCTGGCCCACGCCCAGCGCTGGGAGGAGGGCCAGCGGCTGCGGGCCTATCTCGACTGGGTGCGGACCCAACTGCAGAGCTCCCCTAACGCCAGCACGGAGGCGTTCCAGGGATGGCTGGCGTGGGCCGAGCGGGAACTCCTCGCGCTAGACCCCGTTCGCAGCGGGGAGCTGACGGCCCTGACCACCCGGGTGCAGCGGATGACCGGGTGGCCGCCCCTCGAGGAGGTGATCCCCGACTCGCGGCGTTGAGGGAGAAGACGTGTGGGTGCGCCGTTCCCAATGGACCAGCGGTGCAATGACCGGTGCTATCTCCAGCGTGGGTTGGTGGGCGGGCACCGGCATTTCCCACTTTCTGGTGCTCACGAAGCGACGGTCCGGCAGCACAACTGCCCCGAATAGCCGGTGCGGCGGGTCGTCGCGCCTACCCGCTCACCTCCCCCACGTCGACCACCTGAGGTGGCTGGCTCACCCGGTAGCGCGGGTCGCACACGGCAGCGTTGAGGTACTGCACGCCGCCGCGCTCCTCCCGGCCGTACCCCTCGTGGATGTGCCCGAACACGTGGACCCGGGGACGCAGGCGCTCGATCACCCGGCCCAGGTGCGGACACCCGACGGCCTGACCCTCCGTCAGCACGCGGTCAAGGATGCCCCGGGGCGGCCCGTGGGTGACCACGACGTCCACCCCCGCCGGGAGCTGTCCCCAGTGCTGGCGCAGCTCCTCGTCGGTGCGGTTGAAGGCCCAGCCCATGAACTCGGGCGTGACGGGACTGCCCCAGAACCGCAGGCCGTCCAGCTCCACCCCCGAGTCGTTGAGGTAGGTGACGTTGTCCGGAATCAGCCCCTCGGCGAGGTGGGGCGTGCGCTCGAAGGCGAAGTCGTGGTTGCCCGCGATCATCACGCGGTGCCGGAAGTCGCCGACCCGGCCGAACCAGCTCAGGAAGCGGCCGATCTCGTCGAGCCGCCCGCGACCGCTCACATCCCCGGCGTGCAGCAGGACGTCCCCGGGCGGGAGACGGACCTGGTCGTGCAGGCCATGGGTGTCGGAGAGGCAGACCAGTCTCATGGGCAGGCTCCTCTGACGAGCTCATGCCTGGTGTGCGGAGGGGAAACACGCCCCCACCAGGAGGAGTTGTTCCGGTGGCTAGGCTTCACCG is drawn from Deinococcus budaensis and contains these coding sequences:
- a CDS encoding MbcA/ParS/Xre antitoxin family protein, with the translated sequence MTVAPHVQGEGLYQQIVRGLIGLEAEAAERLVVEGEGLPLLTVAAARQHLKPFLGVGQPPAFLRGWRGTVSVRMLDDLLAFCRLYADVRLVLSEEDAARWLSRPNRHLEGWSPLDLLASRVGERRVRAYLEGLLSGNYG
- a CDS encoding metallophosphatase domain-containing protein, with amino-acid sequence MRLVCLSDTHGLHDQVRLPPGDVLLHAGDVSGRGRLDEIGRFLSWFGRVGDFRHRVMIAGNHDFAFERTPHLAEGLIPDNVTYLNDSGVELDGLRFWGSPVTPEFMGWAFNRTDEELRQHWGQLPAGVDVVVTHGPPRGILDRVLTEGQAVGCPHLGRVIERLRPRVHVFGHIHEGYGREERGGVQYLNAAVCDPRYRVSQPPQVVDVGEVSG